In one window of Bacteroidota bacterium DNA:
- a CDS encoding acyl-CoA desaturase, translating to MKPVRFIGKDRTEFSATLRKNVNNYFRENNISVNGNRILFLKTAILSALYIIPFILILTIPMKGITALLLCAVIAIGMSGIGMSVMHDGGHGAYSDKKWVNKIMAKTMYILGGCVFNWNMQHNIMHHTFTNILGYDEDIEPRAVIRLSPHAPALKFQRFQHIYALFLYGMMSLSLVTKDFRQLWLYYKKGVLKQQNAEPVAEFLTLFTTKVLYLFTAIVLPVLLTDFSWWQVLIGFLLMHFISGVIMSTIFQMAHIVEGADHPLINVEGNIDNEWVIHQLYTTSNFARNNALLNWFIGGLNFQIEHHLFPNISHVHYPAIAPIVEKTAYEFGLPYNMKPTFFGALKSHLRTLKEFGERKAAAA from the coding sequence ATGAAACCGGTACGATTTATAGGTAAAGACAGGACTGAGTTCTCGGCCACGCTGCGAAAAAATGTAAACAACTATTTCAGGGAAAATAATATCTCTGTGAATGGTAACAGAATCCTGTTTTTAAAAACCGCCATACTTTCCGCATTATACATAATCCCATTTATTTTGATACTTACCATCCCAATGAAGGGTATCACTGCACTCCTTCTATGCGCAGTGATCGCGATCGGGATGTCGGGTATTGGGATGTCGGTTATGCACGATGGCGGGCATGGCGCGTACTCCGATAAGAAATGGGTCAACAAGATCATGGCAAAAACCATGTATATACTGGGGGGCTGTGTTTTTAACTGGAACATGCAGCACAATATCATGCATCATACATTCACCAACATACTGGGGTATGACGAAGATATAGAGCCCCGTGCAGTTATTCGTTTAAGTCCGCATGCCCCTGCACTGAAATTTCAGCGCTTTCAACACATCTACGCGCTCTTTCTGTATGGAATGATGTCCCTTTCATTGGTGACAAAAGATTTCCGGCAACTCTGGTTGTATTATAAGAAAGGTGTATTAAAGCAGCAAAATGCAGAACCTGTCGCCGAATTTTTGACATTATTTACTACTAAGGTGCTTTACCTGTTCACGGCTATTGTTCTGCCTGTATTACTTACAGACTTCAGCTGGTGGCAGGTGCTGATTGGATTTTTGCTCATGCATTTTATATCCGGTGTTATTATGAGTACCATTTTCCAGATGGCTCATATTGTTGAAGGGGCCGATCATCCTTTGATAAATGTTGAAGGAAATATTGATAACGAATGGGTTATTCACCAGCTATATACAACTTCTAATTTTGCCCGAAACAATGCACTGCTGAACTGGTTCATAGGAGGACTTAATTTCCAGATTGAGCATCACTTGTTTCCGAATATCAGCCATGTTCACTACCCTGCCATCGCCCCTATTGTTGAAAAAACTGCTTATGAATTCGGATTGCCCTATAACATGAAACCCACCTTCTTTGGCGCGCTGAAGTCGCATCTGCGGACATTGAAAGAATTTGGCGAGAGAAAAGCCGCGGCAGCATAA
- a CDS encoding T9SS type A sorting domain-containing protein has translation MKNQLFIFLFVLPFIVPVFSQENFSTAKLIPFDEEGCRTDAKKAGILESELDGYVNYKKFYYYSTKQSHISQLKIVSPIVQNTKVASPCDNTDFEQQNFNSWTADTGSINSITDAATYASGFSNIGNNASLLNPLARHTIFTIKPSFNILPVPPPYTGYDERLDFKDLTMPIDSAIAYVAPNGGNVSVRLGNAVAGGKTERLKKTFIVDANSSAFTYSFAAILESPTAHSPLEQSRFTFRLLDSNDSLVPGSCSLYEVYAGKDSTHIIFNDSICRTSMFGTTTCTFTTFDFVNWTTVGVDLSAYLGQQITVEFSTRDCSLSGHFGYAYVDAKCSPFEIKTNFCMGGGKIILTAPDGYVNYQWKDPTNSNFSNKQEVELNNPKIGDEYTVLLTSVTGCTSTLKSKIANCGTGIYELDNNLNFSIYPNPAITDITIETLTNKPYTSELFNILGELVYTSKQVLTGKTIIDVSSFPKGIYVVHTRDLHFGVAMKQRIVIQ, from the coding sequence ATGAAAAATCAATTATTTATTTTTCTATTTGTATTACCTTTTATTGTACCGGTCTTTTCACAGGAAAATTTTTCAACTGCAAAATTAATCCCGTTTGATGAGGAAGGATGTAGAACCGATGCTAAAAAAGCAGGTATATTGGAAAGTGAATTAGATGGCTACGTTAATTATAAAAAATTCTATTATTATTCAACGAAGCAATCTCATATCAGCCAATTAAAAATAGTTAGCCCTATTGTACAAAATACAAAAGTTGCATCTCCATGTGACAATACTGATTTTGAACAACAAAATTTTAATTCCTGGACTGCAGATACGGGTTCTATTAATTCTATCACTGATGCAGCAACTTACGCAAGTGGGTTTTCGAATATTGGGAATAATGCATCATTGCTTAACCCTTTAGCCAGACATACAATTTTTACCATCAAGCCATCTTTTAATATATTGCCAGTCCCGCCTCCGTACACTGGTTATGATGAACGTTTAGACTTCAAGGATTTGACAATGCCTATAGATTCAGCCATCGCCTATGTTGCTCCAAACGGAGGCAATGTTTCTGTTAGATTGGGCAATGCAGTTGCTGGCGGGAAAACAGAAAGATTAAAGAAAACCTTTATTGTTGATGCCAATAGCTCTGCCTTTACTTACAGTTTTGCAGCGATACTGGAGAGTCCCACAGCACACTCTCCACTTGAGCAGTCACGATTTACTTTCCGACTACTTGATTCGAATGACTCTTTGGTTCCGGGCTCGTGTTCGCTTTATGAAGTTTATGCTGGAAAAGATTCTACCCATATTATATTTAATGATTCTATATGTCGAACCTCGATGTTTGGAACGACAACCTGTACCTTTACCACTTTCGATTTTGTAAACTGGACCACTGTGGGTGTTGATCTTTCCGCGTACCTCGGCCAACAAATAACTGTGGAATTTTCAACTCGCGATTGCTCGTTGTCCGGACATTTCGGATATGCGTATGTTGATGCAAAATGTTCCCCCTTTGAGATTAAAACAAATTTTTGCATGGGAGGAGGGAAAATAATATTAACAGCTCCTGATGGCTACGTTAACTACCAATGGAAAGATCCAACAAATAGCAATTTTTCAAATAAGCAGGAAGTGGAACTTAACAATCCCAAGATCGGAGATGAATATACAGTTCTATTGACTTCAGTCACCGGCTGCACATCAACATTAAAATCCAAGATTGCGAATTGTGGAACCGGGATATATGAATTAGATAATAATTTAAACTTTAGTATCTATCCTAATCCAGCAATCACTGATATTACAATAGAAACCTTAACAAACAAACCATATACATCCGAACTGTTCAACATATTAGGTGAGCTGGTTTATACCAGTAAACAAGTATTAACGGGCAAAACAATCATTGATGTTAGCTCATTTCCGAAAGGCATTTATGTAGTTCATACCCGTGATTTACATTTTGGTGTCGCCATGAAGCAAAGAATAGTTATCCAATAA
- a CDS encoding SpoIIE family protein phosphatase, with amino-acid sequence MIRIPLLRRKKTSTKVVLVVLAGLIFLMGYFTITSYLEFQAQTLLKLEAIAKTLALQVNGDEHQYLIKTYKEKGAIKTNEQDSVYHKIQQELAKGYTANNLQSEIATLYFDSAAKHFSYVVNSSDTPYYLDPYEQFHKKFYDDYTKGGTIEAYTDEYGTWLTAFSPIKNKNNVVVGILEVDEKYDDFLHVADVKLYRNMGISLVIFIVVAIMLLRYVRFVLVNEEEVKRELEESYRIIQEHNKDVLNSLNYAKKIQTAILPPLDLIRKNLPGSFVLYSPKDIVSGDFYFFHELKPKKRFFIATCDCTGHGVPGALMSMIGNNLLDHIIPSNPDIVPAEVLNQMNRGVVNALKQEGKYSETRDGMDVSLCLVDLEHNTIDFAGANRPLYVVRDKAIMEYKGDKRPIGGYEDTAQSYTNHHIAIEKGDRFYMFSDGYADQFGGPNSKKFLIKNLQQLLIEIAGLDFNIQHKRLYESHKSWKGSNEQTDDVLVIGFGVDDNG; translated from the coding sequence ATGATTCGTATACCCTTATTACGCCGCAAAAAGACCAGCACCAAAGTTGTTTTGGTGGTATTGGCCGGTTTGATATTCCTGATGGGGTACTTTACAATAACATCCTACCTGGAATTTCAGGCGCAGACCTTATTAAAGCTGGAGGCCATTGCTAAAACCCTCGCTTTGCAGGTAAACGGGGACGAACACCAGTACCTGATAAAAACATATAAGGAAAAAGGAGCCATTAAAACGAATGAACAGGATTCGGTTTACCATAAAATACAGCAGGAGCTTGCAAAAGGATATACGGCCAATAACCTGCAGTCGGAGATCGCTACACTTTATTTTGACAGCGCCGCGAAACATTTTTCGTATGTGGTGAATTCAAGTGATACACCGTATTACCTTGATCCGTATGAACAGTTTCACAAGAAATTTTATGATGATTACACGAAGGGCGGCACAATTGAAGCCTATACGGATGAGTATGGAACGTGGTTAACCGCTTTTAGCCCGATTAAAAACAAAAATAATGTTGTTGTAGGCATACTGGAGGTGGACGAAAAGTATGACGATTTTTTGCATGTGGCCGATGTGAAGCTTTACAGGAACATGGGCATTTCGTTGGTCATTTTTATTGTGGTCGCAATAATGTTATTGCGCTATGTGCGATTTGTTCTTGTAAATGAAGAGGAGGTAAAACGTGAGCTGGAAGAATCATACCGGATAATTCAGGAGCATAATAAGGATGTGTTGAATAGCCTTAACTACGCGAAAAAAATACAAACCGCCATTTTACCTCCACTCGATCTGATCCGGAAAAATCTGCCCGGCTCATTTGTTTTGTATTCGCCAAAAGACATTGTGAGCGGCGACTTTTATTTTTTTCATGAGCTAAAACCGAAGAAAAGATTTTTTATTGCCACCTGCGATTGTACAGGGCATGGCGTCCCGGGCGCATTAATGTCAATGATAGGAAATAATTTACTTGACCATATTATCCCCTCCAACCCCGATATTGTTCCCGCTGAAGTATTGAACCAGATGAACCGGGGTGTTGTAAATGCCTTAAAGCAGGAGGGCAAATACAGTGAGACCCGGGATGGAATGGATGTATCTCTGTGCCTCGTTGATCTTGAACATAACACGATCGATTTTGCGGGAGCCAACAGGCCACTGTATGTTGTTCGCGACAAGGCGATAATGGAATACAAAGGTGATAAGCGCCCGATTGGCGGATATGAAGACACAGCACAATCCTATACCAATCATCACATTGCGATCGAAAAGGGCGACAGGTTTTATATGTTCAGTGATGGTTATGCCGATCAGTTCGGAGGTCCCAACAGCAAAAAATTTCTCATAAAAAATTTGCAGCAATTACTCATCGAAATCGCTGGACTCGATTTTAATATTCAGCATAAGCGACTTTACGAAAGTCACAAGTCGTGGAAGGGAAGTAATGAGCAAACGGATGACGTGTTGGTGATCGGGTTTGGGGTAGATGATAATGGTTAA